The genomic region CAACGCCGTTGCGCAATGCCAGCCCGTAGTTGTGCAGCGTCACGCGGCTGACCGTGGCACCGGACAGCTCAACCGGCTCGACCAATCCGATCGGCGTGATGATTTGGTTGCGCGAAACATTCCAGACGATTTCCCGCAGCGTGGTCGTCGCCGCATCGCCGGCGAATTTGTACGCGATCGCGAAACGCGGATGGTGCGCCGTGGCACCTAACCGTTGTTGCCGACCGACATCGTCGATTTTGAAAACGATCCCATCGGTCTCAAAGTCGCTCTCCGCGCTTATTTGCTGTGCCAGCGCGCACTGCGCGGCCAGTTGCGCCGTCGTCACGAGCACTGTGGTGACACAAGAGAACCCGGCCTGTTGCAACGCCCGCCGTTTTTCCTGCTCGGTCGCCGCATCGCTGCCCAGCAAATCATACGCGAAAAATCGCAGCCCGCATTCGCCGGTCCGGCCAGGATCTTTTTGTTTCAGTGCGCCGGCCGCCAAGTTGCGCGGACTCATGAACGACGCGGCAAACCGCTCCCGGAACGTGGAGAGCGGAAGATACACCTCGCCGCGCACTTCGACATCGTGGAGCGGCAGTTGGGTCGGAATCCCGGCAATGACGCGCGCGTTCGGCGTCACGTCCTCGCCGAGCTGTCCGTTGCCGCGCGTGGCCGCCAACACAAGCTGACCGCGCATATCGTAGCGCAGCGCGCACGCCACGCCATCGACCTTGGGCGACACCACAAACGGTCCGTCGAGCTTCTCCGCCCAGGCGTTGAGATCTTCCACCTGATAACATTTATCGAGCGACAGCATCGGGACGGCGTGCCGCACCGGCGCACGTTCGCCGACGGCGTCGGAACCGATGGCTTGCAGCGCCGCTGAATCGGGGAAACGCCGCCGCAACACCTCGACCATGCGGTCGAACTCGGCATCGCTGATCTCGGGACGCCCCGCAACGAAATAGAGTTGATTATGCCGCTGCACTTCGCGTTCGAGCCGTGCTTGCGGCCACTTTTCATATGCAGCTGAAGTCATAGCATCCCAAGACGTACGCACTTACGCCCGTACGCACGCATCTGTCATTCCCCGTCGTGCACATGCGGCAACGTGTCATGCGCGAAGAGATGATCCGCGCCGGGATGCCAATTCACACCGACGACGCGGACACCACCCGGATAGAAACGGAGCCACGTTAACGAGCCATTGTCGATTTTGAATTGTTGCCAGCGATCGAGCGGCATCCCGAGATAATGGACCAGCACGACTTTAATCACATCGGCATGCGACACGACAGCCACGCGTCCGCTAGGATGCGCACTCCGCATCCGCTCCACGGCCGCGACCGCGCGGGCCTGCACCTCCGTCGGGCGCTCGCCTCCGGGGATTTGCATCTGGCTGGGACGGACTAAATACTCCGTAAAGCTCGGTTGCGGTTCAACGGCTTCGAACGGGAGATTGACCCAATCGCCGTAGTCGATCTCGACCAATCCCGGATCCTCCTGCAACGGCGCATCCCCGCGATGTCCATCCAACAAGAGTTCCGCCGATTCCATCGTGCGCCGCGTGGGACTCGCGTAGATGGCGACCACGTTGCACTCCGCCAGCGCGCCCGCCAACGCGGCCACTTGCGCCCGGCCTGTGGCATTGAGACCGATCGGTTGCCGCCCCATCACCCGGCGCCCGGCATTCCAATCCGTTTGGCCGTGTCTGACTAACAAAACCTCGAACATTTTACTTCCTTTCTCCGGAGCGCAATGTTACCCGGCTGGGCACATTTCTGACCATCCGGTTAACGAAAAACACACACCACTGCAACCACTATGAAACCAACCATCACACGTCACACATTGCCGAACGGCCTCACGGTCTTGCTCGAAGAAAACCGCAGTGCCCCGGTGATTTCGCTGAATCTCCTCGTCAAGGTCGGGAGTGCGATGGAGACCGCGCCCGAGGCCGGCATCTGCCACTTCATCGAACATATGTTGTTCAAAGGCACGCCCACCCGTCCGGTGGGCCGGATCGCGCGGGATGTCGAAGCCGCCGGCGGCGAGATCAACGCCTACACCTCGTTCGATCATACGGTCTATTATATCAACATGGCCTCGCGGTATGCCGACGAAGGCCTGAAGATCCTCGCCGATGCGGTGCAACACCCGCTGTTCGACGCGCGCGAAGTGGAACGCGAGGCGGAAGTGATCTGCGAAGAGATCCGACGCGGCTTGGACAACCCTCAACATGTGCTGATGGAGCACTTGTTCGCCGGCGCGTACGGCACGCACCCGTATGGCCGCCCGATTATCGGATCGGCCGTCACCGTCAAATCGTTCCAGCACACGGACCTGCGCCACTTCTGGCAGCGCTGGTACACGGCATCACAAATGGCCGTCGTCGTCGTCGGGGATTTCGAGACCACACAACTGTTGCGCCGCATCGAAGAGGAATTTTGCGATCTCTCCACGACGCCGGCACCCGTGATGCCGGACTTGCTCACGCTGAACGATACCATCGGCCCGCAATGTTTGACCGAGCGCCTCAACATCCAGACCAGCTACTTCGCGCTCGCAGTGCCGACGCCAGAAATCACGGCCGCGGCCGTGCCCGCACTCGACATCCTCTCGCATTTGCTCGGCGGCGGCGAAAGCTCCCGGTTGGAACAGATCGTGAAAGAACGGAAGCGCTTAGTCCAATCGATTTACACCTATGCCTTCACCGCGCGAGGACTCGGCTTGTTCGTGATCGGCGGCTCGGCTACGTCGGCACAAATGAAGCGGGCGTTGCCCGCGATCTGGGACGTGGTCGGCGACGTGTTGCGGCCCGGCGCGATCAGCATGGCGGAATTGGAACGCGCCAAACTCAACATCCAATGCTCCGAAATCTACGAACGCGAAACGGTCGGCGGACAAGCGGGCAAGCACGCGTATTTTCTCTCCACCGCCAACGACCACCAATTCGAGCGGAAATACTACGACGCCGTGGCCCGCACCACCTTGGAACAACTCCACGATACGGCGCATACCTATCTCCGGCCCGACCGCAGCACACTGATGTGGGTCGCCCCGAAACGGGACAAGATCGTACCAGCCACCCAGGCCGCGGCATGGTGTCGTCTCCCGGCCCCGCGCCCCGTCACGACGGTGCCCGGCCCGCGCGCCGTCGCACGTCCCGTGTTGCTCAAATTTCCCAACGGACTCCGTTGCGTCGTCCGTCCCGAACATCGGCTCCCACTCGTCTCGATTCAGGCCGTGATGCACGGCGGCACACGATACGAAACAGCGGCCATCAACGGCATTAACGCGCTCCTCACCAACACGCTGACCAAAGGGACGCGTTCCCGCGACGCCGCAACGGTCGCCGAAACCATCGACGCGATCGGCGGCGGGCTCAATGCCGGCGCCGGACGCAACAGCGTGGCAATCCGCAGCGAATTCTTGAGCGCTAAACTGACCGAAGGCTTCACCCTCTTTGCCGAAACACTCCGCGAACCGGCCTTTGCCCCCGAAGAAGTCGCCAAAGAACGCAATCTGCTGCTCGAAGCCATCCGCAATCAAGAAGACAATCTCCCGGGGTTGGCGATGAAGCACTTCTGTCGCGCATTGTACGGAAAACATCCGTACGCGCTCGCTGCGATCGGCGAAAAGGAAAGTGTGCGCCGTTTAGGTCCAGCCCAGCTGACTCGCTACTATGAGATGATCGCCCACCCGTCCCAAATCGTACTGGGCGTATCAGGCGACATCGAACCGGCGTTCGTCGAAGAACTCGTGCGCCGCCACATCTGGTGGCCCGCACGGCGCTTGGCCGCGCGGCCGAAGCTGCCGAAATTGGCAGCTGTCAAACCACAGACCGTCACGACGCGCCGCGCGGAGAAACAACAGGCCCATATCTTCTACGGCGTGCGCGGCACGACCGTGACGGCGCCGGATCGGTACGCCTTTTCCGTGCTCAATCAAATCCTCTCCGGCCAAGGCGGTCGCCTCTTCCTCACCTTGCGCGACCAAATGAGTCTGGCCTATTCCGTCAGCGCGTCACTCCAACTCGGAATCGAACCGGGCTATTTTGCCGTCTACATCGGCACCGAACCGGCCAAGGTCCATACGGCAATTGAAGGAATCGAACAACAACTGCGCCAACTCACGGACGAACCGGTCACGGACGAAGAATTTTCCCGCGCCCGCGAACACTTGGTCGGCACGTATGAACTCGATCTGCAGCGCAACAGCGCCATCGCCGGTATGCATGCGTTGAATCTGCTGTACGGACTCGGGCTCGATGAACTCGCGCGCTATCCCGCAAAGATCCTCGCCGTCACGCCGCGAGATCTGCTCCGCGTGGCGAAAAAATATTTCCGCAAAGACGCCGTAGTCTGCTCCATCGTCACGCCATAACGCCGGTGGGACGTGCTTGGGAAATCGATGAAAGAGTGCAGGTCCTGCGGTGCATTCCACACTGCAGCGGTTGGTGCTCGTTCCGAGGGCCGGGTGGAGGGGCCAGGGGCCCCCAGGGTACGCTATCGCGGCGGCATCGAGCCGCCGCGCGCTCGCCCTCGCCGTTTTCGGCGTTAGATTTCGCAAGGAGAAAACGGCTGCGAGAGCCCCTGGGGCCCCTGGCCCCTCCACCCGGCGGGAGCACGGGCAAGTCACCTGCGCTCGTTCAGCAGGTTTTCAAACACGCGCTATGCCAAACATCCAGATTGGAACGCGGTCCCGGGAGGGGCACTGAAATCAATTTTGCCAACACGCCCTAGCGATTTCCCGACACGGCGGGCCGGACCTCTTCTGCACCGGCCGCCGCAGATGTCCCCAACTCCACGCCGGCTTGCCGAAACCGCGTATGGACGCGTTTGAGGAATTCATGGATTACCAACGCGCGATCCGCGAAACTTTTGGCCTGCAGCGCAACTTGCAACACGACGCCACCCTGCGGAAACCCTTGGAAACGGACCGTTGGTTCGAAGGACACAATCGCCCCAGTGACCGTCTGCTGCACGTCACGTGCGACCTCGAGCGTGAGCGTTTCAACCGCAGCTAAATCGTTGTGAAGACCGATCCGCACTTCAACGGAGGCCGCCTGTTCTTGCACCGGCAAGTCGTAGTTGGTGACGATCGTCTGCATCAGCTTAGCATTCGGGACCAGGATGATGTTGTTCTGCGGCGTGCGAATCCGCGTCGTTCGCCAACCGATGTCCGTAATAAATCCCCGATGTCCGCCGTCGAACTCGACAAAATCGCCAACCCGTAGATGACGCGCCATCGTGGTGTAGAGACCGGCGACGAGATTCGACAATGTGTCTTGCAGTCCGAGCGCTAACGCCAACGATCCGACACCGAGTGCCGTGACCAGCGGCGTAATGCTGATCCCGAGATTGCTCAAAATCAGCAGACCGCCGACGGCCCAGACACTGAGCCGCACTAACGTCTCCAACGCGCTGGTGAGCGGAAGCTCCACGGCAGAGCGGGCCGCGACGGCACGAATAAACACAATCGCCGTCCGCGCCGCCGCAAACGACGCCGATGTAATGAATAAGGCCGCCGCCACATGTTGAAAATGGATCCGCATTGCGGAACCGAACTGAATTACTTGCGGTGCGAGCCAAATCCCGCCGGCCATCGTCCACCAAATGATGTGCCGACGCAGCACCCGCAACAAGCCTTCATCCCAGCGCACGCGATTACGGGACGCCGCGCGCAACAGCGGACAGAGGAGGAGTCGGCACAACCACCCCACGACCACGGCGCTCCCGACTACCGAACACGCCGCCAACAACGGCCGTGCCTGCGCGAGAGCGGAAAACCCCGTTTCATTCAGCCACGAAAAATCCATAGCAAATTCCCATCAACACGCGGGGGCGCCGAAGGCCTCCGGATTCAGGCCGGCCAGTTCGGGCAATACAAAATGCCCATCCTTCCGCACCAGGCGATCGTCGAAATAGAGTTCACCGCCGCCGTACTCTTTCCGTTGGATCAACACCAAATCCCAATGCACGGCGGATTGATTGCCGTTCGGGGCCTCGTCGTAACACTGGCCCGGCGTTAGATGAATGCTTCCGGCGATTTTCTCGTCGAACAGGATGTCTTTGATCGGTTCGCGAATCCACGGATGGAACCCAACCGCAAATTCACCGACGTAGCGCGCGCCCGGATCGGTATCGAGGACGCGCTGCAGAGCCGCTTGATCGCCCTCGCAACTCGCCTCGACGATTTGCCCATTCCGAAACGTAAAACCGACGCGCTGGAAGAGTCGTCCTTGATACGGCGACGGCGTATTGTAACGGATCGTCCCCTGAATCGAATCACGCACCGGCGCGGTAAAGACCTCGCCATCGGGGAGATTCATCGTCCCGTCGCATTCCATCGCCGGAATGCCTTTAATGGAAAACGTCAGATCCGTTCCGGGGGCCGTAATGCGCACCCGATCGGTCTGTTGCATCAGCGCCTGCAGTGGCCGCATCGCTTCACGGAAGCGCGCGTAGTCGAAGAGGACGGCCTTGAAGTAATGGTCGGCGAAACGTTCGCACGACGTCTCGGCCAACTGGGCCATCGCCGCGTTCGGGTAGCGCAACACGCACCAACGCGTATGCTTCACCCGCTGTTCGAGATGCACCGGCTTTTGGACATGTTGCAGATACCACTGCCGGCGCTCCGGCGGCACATCGCTCATTTCGAAGATGTTGTCGGAGCCGCGAAACGCCACATAGGCGTCGAATTGTTTCATCTGTTGGAGCTGCAACGCGCCGAAGGCCTTCACTTGCGCCTCGGTCCCCTCCAGCAACAGGGTGCGGACGAAACGATCGTCACCGTGTTGCCACACCGGGACGGCTCCGCGCCGCGTCGCGGCCGCGACCATCGCATGCACCAATGCCGCCGGCTCCGTGCCGAACCATTCGATCAATACGCGTTGACCCGGCTGCAGATCGAGCGAGTAATTCGCCAACAACTGCGCCAATTCCGTCAGTCGAGGATCGTTCATATGGACCTCCGAAGGTGCGATTACCGAGAGAGCGTCGTGGTTTCAAGACTGCTTGCGTCAGCCGGATAGGGTCCGACATCGTGCATGACCGCGGGAGCGCCACGCGAGTAGCGCGAATTCCAGCGGCGCGCCGAGGCTTTATTGCCCGACCGATATTCCACGGGTTTGCGCGCCTTCGGCAAATGCGGATAGTCCGACTCGGTAATATCGCGCTTCACATCCTCTTGATGTGGCAACTGCGCTTGCAATTCGGACGGAATTTCTTCGCGCACGATCCGCGGACGAATGAAGATCATCAAATCGTTGTTGGTTTTAGCTCGCAACCGATTCTGAAAGAGATATCCCAGGAGCGGGACCTCGGCCAAATACGGCACTTTGCGCCGACTCTCCTGACCACGGAAACGAATCAGACCGCCGATGATCGTCATTTCGCCGTCGCGCACTAACACCGTCGTCGTGGCCGTGTTGTCGACGATCGCCGGAATGCCGTCCACCGTCCGCGTAAAATCGGGCGCCGAGGTCACGGCATCGATCTTCAATTTAACATAATCCCCGACGGAAATTTGCGGCGTCACGCCCAACTCCACGCCCGTCTTGATCGACTGCAACCCGCTCGATCCCCCGCCGCTCGCCGACGTCCCGCCGATACTCACCGAACCCGCCGTCTTGACATAAATCGTCTCGCCGCTCCGGATCCGCGCCGCCACGCCGTTCGACGTCACGATCGACGGTTCCGAAATGACGTGGAGATCGCCTTTCTGTTCCGCCGCGGTAATCGCGATATCGATATTCGTCCCTCCCCCCAATGTCCCGATGATCATCCCCAGCCCGCTGCTCGGCGCCAATGCCGGCAAATTGACCATCAGTCGGCGGCCGGCGTCGGAGGTGCCAACTTGCGTCACGCCTTGAACATTCG from Deltaproteobacteria bacterium harbors:
- the ligA gene encoding NAD-dependent DNA ligase LigA → MTSAAYEKWPQARLEREVQRHNQLYFVAGRPEISDAEFDRMVEVLRRRFPDSAALQAIGSDAVGERAPVRHAVPMLSLDKCYQVEDLNAWAEKLDGPFVVSPKVDGVACALRYDMRGQLVLAATRGNGQLGEDVTPNARVIAGIPTQLPLHDVEVRGEVYLPLSTFRERFAASFMSPRNLAAGALKQKDPGRTGECGLRFFAYDLLGSDAATEQEKRRALQQAGFSCVTTVLVTTAQLAAQCALAQQISAESDFETDGIVFKIDDVGRQQRLGATAHHPRFAIAYKFAGDAATTTLREIVWNVSRNQIITPIGLVEPVELSGATVSRVTLHNYGLALRNGVGPGAAVIVRRRGGVIPHLESVVEPGAHALVPPPRCPSCAAATRVEGDFVYCTNPTGCSQAVVGALKHFLEAIDCDGFGPKVLQQLVEQGLAADPADLFALTAGDLLSLERMGEVLAHKLVAHLHARRELPLDVLLRSLGIPDLARQTARILASFGTLSHVLALTEDVLAAQHGIGPIIATAIVQGLKARRPLIDKLQRHVTIVAAASAELTGPLSGRTVLFTGSLQAMARNAAHQLVESRGGRIASGVSTTLDYLVVGSAGGAGSKLKKAHALVEQGAPLTILTEEAFFRLVQP
- a CDS encoding histidine phosphatase family protein, which translates into the protein MFEVLLVRHGQTDWNAGRRVMGRQPIGLNATGRAQVAALAGALAECNVVAIYASPTRRTMESAELLLDGHRGDAPLQEDPGLVEIDYGDWVNLPFEAVEPQPSFTEYLVRPSQMQIPGGERPTEVQARAVAAVERMRSAHPSGRVAVVSHADVIKVVLVHYLGMPLDRWQQFKIDNGSLTWLRFYPGGVRVVGVNWHPGADHLFAHDTLPHVHDGE
- a CDS encoding insulinase family protein — encoded protein: MKPTITRHTLPNGLTVLLEENRSAPVISLNLLVKVGSAMETAPEAGICHFIEHMLFKGTPTRPVGRIARDVEAAGGEINAYTSFDHTVYYINMASRYADEGLKILADAVQHPLFDAREVEREAEVICEEIRRGLDNPQHVLMEHLFAGAYGTHPYGRPIIGSAVTVKSFQHTDLRHFWQRWYTASQMAVVVVGDFETTQLLRRIEEEFCDLSTTPAPVMPDLLTLNDTIGPQCLTERLNIQTSYFALAVPTPEITAAAVPALDILSHLLGGGESSRLEQIVKERKRLVQSIYTYAFTARGLGLFVIGGSATSAQMKRALPAIWDVVGDVLRPGAISMAELERAKLNIQCSEIYERETVGGQAGKHAYFLSTANDHQFERKYYDAVARTTLEQLHDTAHTYLRPDRSTLMWVAPKRDKIVPATQAAAWCRLPAPRPVTTVPGPRAVARPVLLKFPNGLRCVVRPEHRLPLVSIQAVMHGGTRYETAAINGINALLTNTLTKGTRSRDAATVAETIDAIGGGLNAGAGRNSVAIRSEFLSAKLTEGFTLFAETLREPAFAPEEVAKERNLLLEAIRNQEDNLPGLAMKHFCRALYGKHPYALAAIGEKESVRRLGPAQLTRYYEMIAHPSQIVLGVSGDIEPAFVEELVRRHIWWPARRLAARPKLPKLAAVKPQTVTTRRAEKQQAHIFYGVRGTTVTAPDRYAFSVLNQILSGQGGRLFLTLRDQMSLAYSVSASLQLGIEPGYFAVYIGTEPAKVHTAIEGIEQQLRQLTDEPVTDEEFSRAREHLVGTYELDLQRNSAIAGMHALNLLYGLGLDELARYPAKILAVTPRDLLRVAKKYFRKDAVVCSIVTP
- a CDS encoding mechanosensitive ion channel family protein, whose translation is MDFSWLNETGFSALAQARPLLAACSVVGSAVVVGWLCRLLLCPLLRAASRNRVRWDEGLLRVLRRHIIWWTMAGGIWLAPQVIQFGSAMRIHFQHVAAALFITSASFAAARTAIVFIRAVAARSAVELPLTSALETLVRLSVWAVGGLLILSNLGISITPLVTALGVGSLALALGLQDTLSNLVAGLYTTMARHLRVGDFVEFDGGHRGFITDIGWRTTRIRTPQNNIILVPNAKLMQTIVTNYDLPVQEQAASVEVRIGLHNDLAAVETLTLEVARDVQQTVTGAIVSFEPTVRFQGFPQGGVVLQVALQAKSFADRALVIHEFLKRVHTRFRQAGVELGTSAAAGAEEVRPAVSGNR
- a CDS encoding aminopeptidase, whose translation is MNDPRLTELAQLLANYSLDLQPGQRVLIEWFGTEPAALVHAMVAAATRRGAVPVWQHGDDRFVRTLLLEGTEAQVKAFGALQLQQMKQFDAYVAFRGSDNIFEMSDVPPERRQWYLQHVQKPVHLEQRVKHTRWCVLRYPNAAMAQLAETSCERFADHYFKAVLFDYARFREAMRPLQALMQQTDRVRITAPGTDLTFSIKGIPAMECDGTMNLPDGEVFTAPVRDSIQGTIRYNTPSPYQGRLFQRVGFTFRNGQIVEASCEGDQAALQRVLDTDPGARYVGEFAVGFHPWIREPIKDILFDEKIAGSIHLTPGQCYDEAPNGNQSAVHWDLVLIQRKEYGGGELYFDDRLVRKDGHFVLPELAGLNPEAFGAPAC